From the Trifolium pratense cultivar HEN17-A07 linkage group LG4, ARS_RC_1.1, whole genome shotgun sequence genome, the window TGTGTTTGCTTATTATGATCGCTTTTATTTGATAACTCTTATTTCATAAGCACCTACCGCAAGAGATTCTTAACAAATGACCATTCTTATTATGATGATACTGTTAGATCAAAAGCTCTATTGCATTCATTCAACCCAATCAACTGTTTTGGTTACAACATTGAGTGCCAATTTATAGGCAATGTAAACTAACAAACTATGCTAAACTTAAGGTGCAAGCAACAGATCCTAACAAACTAATACAGTTGGCATAACTGCCAAAACCAACTTGTACAACTGTTTTGCAACTGTCAATACAGTTTGCAATCTCAACATTCCCTCCCTTAAACTAGTTGTTCTAACCAACTAAGTTTACAACAAAACTATGATTCAACTTTGAGAGAGAGGATTCATCTGCACTCCAAGCATGCTTCTGAGTTTTTCAAATGCTTCCAACTTCAACGCTTTGGTCATTATGTCTGCAACTTGATCTTGAGAAGCACAATGTACTAATTCAACTTTACCATCACAACATAGATTTCTTAAGAAATGAAACCTTATGTCTATGTGCTTACTCCTACCATGTAACACAGGATTCTTGCTCAATTTGATAGTTGAGCTGTTGTCACAATGCACAGTCAAGCATTTCTTCAATTCAAATCCCATGTTCACTAGTATCCTTTGTAACCAGATTCCTTGGCACACACAATGTGCAGCTGCAATGAACTCAGCTTCAGTGGTGGAGAGAGTCACCACTGGCTGTTTCTTAGAGGACCAAGACACAGCACCAGAACCTATTTTGAACACATATCCAGAGGTGCTTTTCCTATCTTCAGTGTCACCACCATAGTCACTGTCAGTGTAAGCAAGCAATTTAGCTTCTTGCTTTTCCTTTTTGTATCTGATTCCCAGTTCAAGTGTGCCTCTGATGTATCTCAAAATTCTTTTGGCAACCACCATGTGAGACTCCACAGGATGTTCCATGAATCTTGCAATCAAGTTGACTGCAAACATAATGTCTGGCCTAGTAGCAGTCAAGTACATCAAACTTCCTACTATCTGCTTGAACTGAGTAGGATTCACCTCTTCTCCTTCATCATGCTTAGAGAGTTTAGTTCCAGTTACAACAGGACTGCACACAGCATTGCTTTTGTCCATGTTGAACTTTTCTAAAATCTCTTTAGCATATCTCTGCTGACCTATGAATATTCCTTGATCATCTTGTATTACTTCAATGCCTAGAAAATGTCTCATTTTGCCCAAGTCAGTCATATCAAATGTAGTCATCATGGACTCTTTGAATTGACTGAGTGCATTGTTATCATTTCCTGTGAAAATAAGATCATCCACATATAGACTTATAATCAACCAGACATTACCATGTTCCTTCACAAAGAGAGTGTGTTCATGAGAACTCTTTACAAATCCTTCCTTGATGAAGTAAGCTTCAATTTTTGAATACCAAGCCCTAGGTGCCTGTTTCAATCCATATAGAGCTTTGTGAAGTTTGTAAACTTGCTTTTCCCTCCCTGCTTTCACATATCCTGCTGGTTGTTCAACATACACAGTTTCTTTCAACTCACCATGAAGAAATGCACTCTTCACATCTAGTTGAAATACATCCCAGCCTCTTGAAGCAGCAATGGCCAATAAGCTTCTAATTGTATCCCACCTAGCTACTGGTGCAAATACTTCTTTGTAATCAGTACCATATCTCTGTGCATATCCTTTTGCtactaatcttgccttgtacTTTTCTATTTCTCCTCTCTCATTGAGTTTAGTCTTGTAGATCCACTTGACACCAATTACTTTAGCACTTCTGGGAAGATCAGTAAGTTTCCAAGTACCATTTCTTTCAATTGCTTCAATTTCTTTGTCCATAGCAGCTTTCCATGTTGAACTCTTCACAGCCTCTTCATAAGTAGCAGGATCATTGCTCAGACAAGGAGTAACAGTCATCAAATTCATAGAGTCTTCTTCTCCAGTTTCTTCTTCTGTCATAGTAGTATCATAATCAGCATGCCATGGTGGTGGTCTTCTATTTCTCCCTTGATTATTCAAGTTTGAAGTAGAAGTTCCAATGTGATCTATGACTGGAGAGTGAGTATCTGGTGAATTTGGAGGAGTGCTAACTTGACTGTGCACATCTTCATCAGTGTCTGCAGCATCACTGTTTGCAGCATTTTCAATTCCTGCATTGACATTCTCTGCTTCTTCATCACTAATTTCAACAAGTCTTTGTGAGATTTGTGtactatcccatttccattttgCTTTTTCATCAAATTTAACATCTCTGCTGATGATTATCTTCTTGGTAGTGGGATTGTATAGTCTGTAAGCTTTAGACTCTTCACTCATGCCAAAGAATACACATTTTATACTCTTGTTATCCAGCTTCTTTCTCTGAGCCTCAGGCACATGAACATATGCAATACATCCAAATATTTTGAAGTATTTTACTGAGGGTTTGATAGAACTCCATACCTCTTCTGGTGTCATGTTTTCAACTGCTGCAGTAGGGCTTCTATTAATCAAATGAATTGACCAATTGACAGCTTCTGGCCAGAATTCTTTAGGAACATTTTTGCCTGCCAACATACACCTAACCATCTCCATTATAGTCCTATTCTTCCTTTCTGCTatgccattttgttgaggagtataAGCTGCTGTAAGTTGTCTTTTGATTCCATTTAATTCACAGAATTCCTTGAATTCATCAGAATTGAATTCTCCACCCCTATCAGTTCTTAAACAACATATGATCTCACCAGACTCCTTTTCTACCATACATTTGAACCTTTTAAAGTTTTCAAATGCACTAGACTTGTCGACCAGATAGTAAGCCCAAGTTTTCCTCTTTGAAGCTTTCCAATTACTTGACTTAGGAATGCTTTCTCTATGTTGTTTTCCTTTCAGACAATCAGCACACACATGTTTGGAATCTTCTATCCTTGGTAATCCAATCACCATATTCTTCTGCTGCAGGTGTTGAATTCCTTTGATATTTAGATGTCCATATCTACAGTGCCATATCTGACTTACATCATCACTCTTGGCTTGAAGACATGCTAGTTTTGCCTCAGCAATTATGGGAAAGAGTTTGTTTGAAGCCATCTGTGAACTCATAATCATTCCTTTGTCTTGGTGATAAACTTTACACCAATTGTCTCTGATCACAAAAGCAAGATTCTTCTCTTGTAATTGACCTAGACTCAACAAATTGTTCTTCAATTTTGGTATGTAATACACACCAGTGATGACTTGAACTATGCCATTTAACTGCAGTTTGACATTCCCTCTTCCCATAACATTCATCTTTGAATCGTCTCCTAGCCTCACAGTTTCTCTAAAACTGTCATCAAGATCATGAAACCATGCTTTCACACCACTCATGTGATTACTGCATCCAGAGTCAATAAACCACaatttggaatttgaatttgatgaatCTTCATCATAGGCCATTAACAAGACCTCTTCACTGTCATCAAATTCAGCATAATTTGCATATCCACCCTCCCCAGATTGACATTCATATTGGAAGTGACCAAGCTTATGACATTTATAACATTCTATACTTtctttattgattcttttaccTCTGCCTTGACTTGTCTTAGCACCTCTTCCTCTACCTCTTCCAGAATTTCTGTCTGCATAGTTAACCTTCAAAGCTTGATCCTCTTCTTTGGCAGGTTTCATCTTTTGTTCATGCACAATTAAAGAACCTTGCAATTCATCAATTGTCAATGTCTCCACATTGCTGGCTTCTTCAATGGCACAGACAACATAGTTGAACTTGCTAGTCATGGACCTAAGAATTTTCTCAACCACAGTTCTTTGTTCCATGACCTCACCTTGAATCTTCATCTTGTTTACAATTGAGAGAGTCCTCCCAAAGTAATCATTCACTGATTCATCTTCTTTCATACGCAAGATTTCAAATTCACCCCTCAAAGCTTGCAATTGAGCCCTCTTGACTTTTGTGGATCCTTCAAATTTCTGCTTCATGGAATCCCAGATAGCCTTAGAGGAGGATTTGTCAAGAATTGTTTCAATGATTGTTCTATCAATCGATTGAAACAAGTAGTTCTTGGCTTTGAGATCTTTCAATTTTGCTTCTTTAGCAATTCTTTGTTCTTCTGCAGTGGCACCTGCTGCAAGAACTGGCACACCAGTTTCAACGATTTCCCAAAACTCCTTTGATTCCAAGAGATTCTTCATCAACATGGACCAATGATCATAGTGACCATCGTATTTTGGTATAGGAAAACCAAATTCTTTGTTTTCTgccatttaagttttttttgcaAGAACTTCAAGAAACTACAAGATGAAACTGAATGCAACACACACAATCTTTCTACACACACGTGTTTCCCTCCCCAGAAGAAAATGATTGTAAAACGAGTTgatttcacacacacacacactgtTTCCCTTCCCTGGAGGATGATGAATGCAGTGCTCTCTCTCTGTGGCTCgatgataccacttgttagatCAAAAGCTCTATTGCATTCATTCAACCCAATCAACTGTTTTGGTTACAACATTGAGTGCCAATTTATAGGCAATGTAAACTAACAAACTATGCTAAACTTAAGGTGCAAGCAACAGATCCTAACAAACTAATACAGTTGGCATAACTGCCAAAACCAACTTGTACAACTGTTTTGCAACTGTCAATACAGTTTGCAATCTCAACAGATACATCTATCTTCCTACATCAAACTATTACTGCTCCTCATGATGGTGATTATGACTAACATGGCGGTAAATATGACTAACAAACATTTTTTAGTTGCATTCTCTTTCTGATGAGATATTTCAGAATAAGGTCAATTTAGTTTGATCAAGAGTCAAGTTAGATCGATCATGTCCGCCGCTTCTATAGTATGATTCTGGTTTTGACTATGAAGTGTTGCACTACATAGTATTTAATCAAGTAACTAATTGTGGTCTTGATGTGAAAGATATATCTTatcccatgtatcttttatagaAAGGACCGGAGGTATCTTATCCCATGTGAAAGATATATCTTATCCCATGTATCTTATCCCAAGTAACTAATTGTGGTCTTGATAATATTCTCACACAAAATAGACACATTAACTATACTACTAAGTTTTATTGAAATTCACATTACAATACATGTATATTATTTGTATTAATTGAGTGTGCAGTTTCTAGAAAAATTCGAATCAAAGATTTCTTCACTTGAAGAATCGGAAAATATTTCTAAGTTTTGCGTTGTGCTTATTTCGTACGTTTCTTGTTTCATGTGTGTTTCTGTTTGGTGCTGTGTTACTATTTTGCACGAGTTTTTTTTCTGCTTGTGTTAATTGGCTGTTTTGGTTTCATTTATGCAGGGTTTCCTTATTATCTTGTAAACCAACAATGACTGCGACGACGACGACAACAATATAGTAATAATTAAGAATCATAATATTACAACATTGATATAGTATTCCTAAATTATTACAAACCATCACACCTAAATGAGGTTTGTACAAAGGAATCATACCTTGATATTTAagccaaaacaataataaacttAACAAATCTCATTTAGATCAATAATTTGATCCAGGAGAATCCCATGTATCAGGTATGATTTGATGAAGTGAACAACATTCTTGATTGGTTCCATTAGAACAACATTTTGAAGCAGAAATTTCCATCTGTTGTTGTTCATGTGCATTCATCACTCCTTCAATTGTGTTCAAAATTTCTCCAACATTTGGCCTATTTTGTTGAGAACGTGACACACACAAGAGAGCAATATTCAACAATGAAAATGCACCTTGATCATGATCATTTTCTCTAACTTCCTTGTCAAACACTTCACCTGTCCATTCTTCTCTCACCATTGACCTCACCCATCTAACAAGGTCTATTCTACTAACTTCTATGCTTTGTCCTGTTAGTAGTTCTAGTAGAATCACTCCGAAGCTATATACATCGCCTTTTTCGGTTAAACTTTTTTCAGGAGCTGTGTATCCATCAGTGGAAAAGAGAGGAGTACCTCTATTTGGTTCAAAGAATTTCGATAAACCATGTTCACTTATTAGTGCTTCATTTTTGTCATTTAGAAGGATATTTGATAGCTTGATGTTTCCATGAGGAATAATATTATCCTCCCCTTCATCCAACTTCTTATAAATGAATGCTAACCCCCTTGCGATTCCGCATGCTATATTGAGACGAAGTTTCCATGGGAAATCTTTTCTCCTTGCTATATAATCTACAAAAACACAATATCTCTTTGTTAGCACCATGTGTTGTTAATTACATTAATGTTCTAATGTGAAGTTTCCACTAGTATTGTGCAAATGATCAAGAttcaaaatgaatttagatTTCAAGTAATCAGCTAACAAATTTGAATTATTAGATGGATGACTCACATTTCGAATTAGAATTGTTCAAGTCGAAATGTGAGTcatttcatcttcatcaaaGTGTTTCAATTTGTTTATCGCAATGAATACATGGATTTTTTCCCACAACGATTTTGAGTCTAGCAGATCAATGTATGCATATGCATGTGTGTGCGCGCGAGCAAATACAATACATATTTGGGATCTCTtgcaaataatgaaaatttataatCTTAACTTACTTACCATTTAAAAGATTGAGCAAACTTCCATTGCTTTGATATTTGTAAATGATAAGTTTTTCTTCATCGGTAGAACGATAACCAACAAGAAGGAGAATATTCTGATGTTTCACTTTACTTATCTTCTTCAATGTTTCTCCAAATTCATCACAAGATACTTTCAAATTCTTCAATCTTTTGACAGCATATTCAACATTATTCTCAAGTTTCACCTTGAAAAGACTACTCCAAAAATTTTCACTTCTCAAATCAGCTTTAGCTCTTAATAGATCCTCAAGTTTGAACCTCTCATGATCTTCAACATTTAAATGTACCAATCTTCTGCAATGCAAAATTGAGTTTCAAATAGTCCCTTTGATATTATTGTTAGATAAACTAACCACTTTTAGCTTTTGGAGTCTACATAATGAATATGCATCAAATATGCCACTAAGGTTCATGTTATCAAGCCTTATCTGTATAATATGTGTAGCATTTGAGTTACATCTTACACCATTGATCAAACATGGATATGATGATATCTTGGTAATGTTAAGTACATTATTTTGATCAATAGCTTTAAGGAAACTAAAGAAAGAATGAGACTCTGATGATAATGACTCACCTCTTGAACATAACATGACCATAGAGAAAATACTTTATAAGAATTAAAATATAGAcatgatatattatatgaaattagaacacacttacttgataagaTGAAATCATTGCTGGAAGTGTCAATATCAGAAATCACTGATATGTTAAACTAGGGTCTTTCTTTGCCTATCACAAGCTCCAGTCTTTGAGGTATTTGATGGGGAAAACCACAAATGAGCATACTGTTGTTTTTCTCTgtgtgacggcaaaggggacctagcaaACCTTATAAAAGTTttcaaccctagtaccacccatcatggacccTAGaggttgggcctacactttgtttctacacaaatcagaattagtgttcaaagcccattattactgatcacacttattgggcttaagcatcatcaaatggatcacaacaacatcaacccgttttttattaaaacaaaaacccACAATTGAACAATGAGGTGTTTTGTACCACACCCATACCCGCAGACATAggtaataattttgataaaggATGTTTATGGAGACACTTGGTGGTATTAAATGGATCTATTGCCTTGGTCACATATCAAACACAGATGACTATCTTTAACATATCAATTTTGGGTGAATTAAGTGTGATGGAATCATGGATCAAACTGTTCATTGTTGGGCCATTGCCTTGCGTTGAGCGTCCTTTTGGAGTGGTAAAGGGCAAAATATTTTTCCTAAGAGAAGACAAAGAAATAGCTTGGTTTGACTTAAGTACACAAATGATTGAGGAGCTTGGTGTTAAAGCCGAAAGTGGTATTAATTGCCAGATAGTAATTTACTGGAAAAACTTTCTTCCCATTGatggaataaataaataattgtttttctagTTTTCACCTAGAGGTGTATGATTAAGGTTTATTGGAATATGACATTGCATGTATACAAACTGATGTGGTTTGAATGTCAATTagaataatcttttgtcttttACTAAATCACCTATAgatttatgtaaaaatattaaatatatatgcctttatgtttaattttgtgctttagttttttcttttggttttcaaATCCATAAACTCAATGTGTTCAAGCTTAATGGCTCTGTTCAAATCAATTAATCTTCGTCATGTCCTCTCTATTTAAAGAATGTTACTAGTTTCGGTAAACTTGCAAGATGGGGAGTCGTGTCATGACTGTGGTTTCACAAATGAGAAGGCAAAGGTACGGAGCCAATTACTTATACTACCGATCTTTTCTTCTCTAATATTCTatcaaaatttcatattaaatctTTGAAATGGTTTGAATGTGTATGATTATTATGATCGCTTTTATTTGATAACTCTTATTTCATAAGCACCTACCGCAAGAGATTCTTAACAAATGACCATTCTTATTATGATGATACATCTATCTTCCTACATCAAACTATTACTGCTCCTCATGATGGTGATTATGACTAACATGGCGGTAAATATGACTAACAAACATTTTTTAGTTGCATTCTCTTTCTGATGAGATATTTCAGAATAAGGTCAATTTAGTTTGATCAAGAGTCAAGTTAGATCGATCATGTCCGCCGCTTCTATAGTATGATTCTGGTTTTGACTATGAAGTGTTGCACTACATAGTATTTAATCAAGTAACTAATTGTGGTCTTGATGTGAAAGATATATCTTatcccatgtatcttttatagaAAGGACCGGAGGTATCTTATCCCATGTGAAAGATATATCTTATCCCATGTATCTTATCCCAAGTAACTAATTGTGGTCTTGATAATATTCTCACACAAAATAGACACATTAACTATACTACTAAGTTTTATTGAAATTCACATTACAATACATGTATATTATTTGTATTAATTGAGTGTGCAGTTTCTAGAAAAATTCGAATCAAAGATTTCTTCACTTGAAGAATCGGAAAATATTTCTAAGTTTTGCGTTGTGCTTATTTCGTACGTTTCTTGTTTCATGTGTGTTTCTGTTTGGTGCTGTGTTACTATTTTGCACGAGTTTTTTTTCTGCTTGTGTTAATTGGCTGTTTTGGTTTCATTTATGCAGGGTTTCCTTATTATCTTGTAAACCAACAATGACTGCGACGACTGTTTGGTGCTGTGTTGCTATTTTGCACGAGTTTTTTTTCTGCTTGTGTTAATTGGCTGTTTTGGTTTCATTTATGCAGGGTTTCCTTATTATCTTGTAAACCAACAATGACTGCGACGACGACGACAACAATATAGTAATAATTAAGAATCATAATATTACAACATTGATATAGTATTCCTAAATTATTACAAACCATCACACCTAAATGAGGTTTGTACAAAGGAATCATACCTTGATATTTAagccaaaacaataataaacttAACAAATCTCATTTAGATCAATAATTTGATCCAGGAGAATCCCATGTATCAGGTATGATTTGATGAAGTGAACAACATTCTTGATTGGTTCCATTAGAACAACATTTTGAAGCAGAAATTTCCATCTGTTGTTGTTCATGTGCATTCATCACTCCTTCAATTGTGTTCAAAATTTCTCCAACATTTGGCCTATTTTGTTGAGAACGTGACACACACAAGAGAGCAATATTCAACAATGAAAATGCACCTTGATCATGATCATTTTCTCTAACTTCCTTGTCAAACACTTCACCTGTCCATTCTTCTCTCACCATTGACCTCACCCATCTAACAAGGTCTATTCTACTAACTTCTATGCTTTGTCCTGTTAGTAGTTCTAGTAGAATCACTCCGAAGCTATATACATCGCCTTTTTCGGTTAAACTTTTTTCAGGAGCTGTGTATCCATCAGTGGAAAAGAGAGGAGTACCTCTATTTGGTTCAAAGAATTTCGATAAACCATGTTCACTTATTAGTGCTTCATTTTTGTCATTTAGAAGGATATTTGATAGCTTGATGTTTCCATGAGGAATAATATTTTCCTCCCCTTCATCCAACTTCTTATAAATGAATGCTAACCCCCTTGCGATTCCGCATGCTATATTGAGACGAAGTTTCCATGGGAAATCTTTTCTCCTTGCTATATAATCTACAAAAACACAATAATATCTTTGTTAGCACTTAGCACCATGTATTGTCAATTACATTAATGTTCTAATGTGTAATTTCAACTAGTATTGTGCAAATGATCAAGAttcaaaatgaatttagatTTCAAGTAAAAATTTGAACTATTAGATGGATCACTCACATTTTGAATTAGAATTGTTCAAGTCGAAATGTGAGTcatttcatcttcatcaaaGTGTTTCAATTTGTTTATCGCAATGAATacgtggatttttttttccacaacGAATTTGAATTAGTATTGTGCAGATGTATACATATCAtatgtgtgtgcgcgcgcggcGCGCAAATACAATACATATTTGAGATCACATAAAGGTGGTTAATTAGGTGGAGTCTTGCAACTAATCAAAATTTATAATCTTAACTTACTTACCATTTAAAAGATTGAGCAAACTTCCATTGCTTTGATATTTGTAAATGATAAGTTTTTCTTCATCGGTAGAACGATAACCAACAAGAGGGAGAATATTCTGATGTTTCACTTTACTTATCTTCCTCAATGTTTCTCCAAATTCATCACAAGATACTTTCAAATTCTTCAATCTTTTGACAGCATATTCAACATTATTCTCAAGTTTCACCTTGAAAAGACTACTCCAAAAATTTTCACTTCTCAAATCAGCTTTAGCTCTTAATAGATCCTCAAGTTTGAACCTCTCATGATCTTCAACAAAGAACACAAGTTCTGAATTATTACTATCTCCTCCTTTTAATCTCACCTCATGAGTTATAGGCTTTTTTATAGGAGAATCAAGATGGTTTTTCTTTACCTCAATCTCTTCCATTAATTTGGAAGATTTCTTTACCATAAAGTATAGTGATGATAAAAGCAATCCAAttcccaaacccaaacctaacAAGATTTCAATATTGGCATACCATGGTCTTGGTTTTTTAGATGTCTTATTGGAAGTTAAAGGACTTGGTGTTGGTTGTATTGTATCTAAATCACTTTTACTCACTAACTTGCTAATTTGAGCCATGTAATTAGTAGAAAAATTGTTCTTAGATACATCTAAGTTCTTAAGATATTTCAATCTTCTTAAAGACTTTGGTAACCTGCCACTCAATTGATTATTTGTTACATTTAAATGTACCAATCTTCTACAatgcaaaattgagtttgaAATAGTCCCTTTGATATTATTGTTGGCTAAACTTACCACTTTTAGCTTTTGGATTCTACA encodes:
- the LOC123920671 gene encoding probable inactive receptor kinase At5g53320, encoding CRRLVHLNVEDHERFKLEDLLRAKADLRSENFWSSLFKVKLENNVEYAVKRLKNLKVSCDEFGETLKKISKVKHQNILLLVGYRSTDEEKLIIYKYQSNGSLLNLLNDYIARRKDFPWKLRLNIACGIARGLAFIYKKLDEGEDNIIPHGNIKLSNILLNDKNEALISEHGLSKFFEPNRGTPLFSTDGYTAPEKSLTEKGDVYSFGVILLELLTGQSIEVSRIDLVRWVRSMVREEWTGEVFDKEVRENDHDQGAFSLLNIALLCVSRSQQNRPNVGEILNTIEGVMNAHEQQQMEISASKCCSNGTNQECCSLHQIIPDTWDSPGSNY
- the LOC123920674 gene encoding probable inactive receptor kinase At5g53320, whose product is MEEIEVKKNHLDSPIKKPITHEVRLKGGDSNNSELVFFVEDHERFKLEDLLRAKADLRSENFWSSLFKVKLENNVEYAVKRLKNLKVSCDEFGETLRKISKVKHQNILPLVGYRSTDEEKLIIYKYQSNGSLLNLLNERYYCVFVDYIARRKDFPWKLRLNIACGIARGLAFIYKKLDEGEENIIPHGNIKLSNILLNDKNEALISEHGLSKFFEPNRGTPLFSTDGYTAPEKSLTEKGDVYSFGVILLELLTGQSIEVSRIDLVRWVRSMVREEWTGEVFDKEVRENDHDQGAFSLLNIALLCVSRSQQNRPNVGEILNTIEGVMNAHEQQQMEISASKCCSNGTNQECCSLHQIIPDTWDSPGSNY